A single Natrinema pellirubrum DSM 15624 DNA region contains:
- a CDS encoding DegT/DnrJ/EryC1/StrS family aminotransferase, producing MTDTETNAEPDGGVEDATGSDETAATEVDPGAGPVPIADPELSEAALERVESLLADGRLADGPEVRAFEDEFAAYCGTDAGVATSNGTTALHAALEAIGLEDGDAVITSPFSFVASANAVRLAGGKPVFADIDPETYTLDPADVRRVLRERDDVVGLLPVHLYGLPADMAALCEIADDHDLFVLEDACQAHGAAVDGTRVGGFGDAACFSFYPTKNMTTAEGGMIVTDRDDVAERAASYVNHGRDVGGTGGYDHVELGHNYRMTSLEAAIGRAQLDRLAEHNRARRENAAVYDEALAEMPVETPTEPAGYRHVYHQYTVRTDDRDALAATLEERDVGTGIYYETPIHRQPAYETVSSAAAEFPVAERAADEVLSLPVHPTLSERDRRIVVEAVRDHFTTQ from the coding sequence ATGACCGACACCGAAACGAACGCCGAGCCCGACGGGGGCGTCGAGGACGCGACCGGGTCGGACGAGACCGCGGCAACCGAGGTCGACCCCGGTGCCGGCCCCGTTCCGATCGCCGATCCGGAACTGAGTGAGGCGGCCCTCGAGCGGGTCGAGTCGCTCCTCGCGGACGGCCGCCTCGCCGACGGGCCGGAAGTCAGGGCCTTCGAGGACGAGTTCGCCGCCTACTGTGGAACCGATGCCGGAGTCGCGACCTCGAACGGCACGACCGCGCTGCACGCCGCCCTCGAGGCGATCGGGCTCGAAGACGGCGACGCGGTGATCACCTCGCCGTTTTCCTTCGTCGCGAGTGCAAACGCCGTCCGGCTGGCCGGCGGCAAACCGGTCTTCGCCGACATCGATCCCGAGACGTACACGCTGGATCCGGCCGACGTACGGCGTGTCCTCCGCGAGCGCGACGACGTCGTCGGCCTCCTGCCGGTCCACCTCTACGGGCTGCCCGCCGACATGGCGGCTCTCTGTGAGATCGCCGACGACCACGACCTGTTCGTCCTCGAGGACGCCTGTCAGGCCCACGGCGCGGCCGTCGACGGCACCCGGGTCGGCGGCTTCGGAGACGCCGCCTGCTTCTCGTTTTATCCCACCAAGAACATGACCACCGCCGAAGGCGGGATGATCGTCACCGACCGCGACGACGTCGCCGAGCGCGCCGCGAGCTACGTCAACCACGGGCGCGATGTCGGTGGGACTGGCGGCTACGACCACGTCGAACTGGGCCACAACTACCGGATGACCAGCCTCGAGGCGGCGATCGGCCGCGCGCAGCTCGACCGGCTCGCCGAACACAATCGAGCGCGCCGCGAGAACGCCGCCGTCTACGACGAAGCGCTGGCCGAGATGCCGGTCGAAACGCCGACGGAGCCGGCCGGCTACCGGCACGTCTACCATCAGTACACCGTCCGGACCGACGACCGGGACGCCCTTGCGGCGACCCTCGAGGAGCGCGACGTCGGAACGGGGATCTACTACGAGACGCCGATCCACCGCCAGCCGGCTTACGAGACGGTGAGTTCGGCCGCGGCCGAGTTCCCGGTGGCCGAGCGGGCGGCCGACGAGGTGCTGTCCCTGCCCGTCCATCCGACCCTCTCGGAGCGCGACAGGCGGATCGTCGTCGAAGCAGTCCGCGACCATTTCACGACCCAATGA
- a CDS encoding acyltransferase codes for MSETVREVVRGDGCTIDDDATVGYGEFDEPTRLGDDATIRAGSIVYGDVRIGDGFATGHDVLVREGTTIGDDVLVGTKTVIDGETTIGSHVSLQTNVYVPTETTIGSNVFVGPGAVLTNDEYPVRTDDGLEGPTIEDGASVGANATVLPGVTIGENAFVAAGAVVTEDVPAGRLAVGSPATTQPLPEPLEGENRLA; via the coding sequence ATGAGCGAGACGGTACGCGAGGTCGTCCGCGGCGACGGCTGTACGATCGACGACGACGCGACGGTCGGCTACGGCGAGTTCGACGAGCCGACCCGGCTCGGCGACGACGCGACGATCAGGGCCGGCTCGATCGTCTACGGCGACGTGCGGATCGGCGACGGGTTCGCGACGGGCCACGACGTGCTGGTCCGCGAGGGGACGACGATCGGCGACGACGTCCTCGTCGGGACCAAGACGGTCATCGACGGCGAGACGACGATCGGCTCCCACGTCAGCCTCCAGACGAACGTCTACGTCCCGACCGAGACGACGATCGGCTCCAACGTCTTCGTCGGGCCGGGTGCCGTCCTCACGAACGACGAGTACCCGGTCCGGACCGACGACGGCCTCGAGGGGCCGACGATCGAGGACGGCGCGTCGGTCGGCGCGAACGCGACCGTCCTGCCCGGCGTGACGATCGGCGAGAACGCCTTCGTCGCGGCCGGGGCCGTCGTCACGGAGGACGTACCGGCCGGGCGACTAGCCGTCGGGTCGCCGGCGACGACGCAACCGCTGCCGGAGCCGCTCGAGGGGGAGAACCGGCTCGCATGA
- a CDS encoding DUF7344 domain-containing protein encodes MAESNLTQAELFDVFSNARRRHAVQYLKRTGGACDLAPLVEQVAAWENDTDPDDVTRTQRRRVYISLYQTHLPMLEDHGIVDWDPDGHRIELLPSEERFDPYLDRHLEDERAWQYCYGAVTAVGAIGIVLSALAVGPLTTAVAPVVAAGLCLVVLALAAAQHVSHRSDLRRSLGLAGR; translated from the coding sequence ATGGCTGAGAGCAACCTCACGCAGGCCGAACTGTTCGACGTCTTCAGCAACGCGCGCAGACGACACGCAGTCCAGTATCTCAAACGCACCGGCGGCGCCTGCGACCTCGCACCGCTCGTCGAACAGGTCGCCGCCTGGGAGAACGACACCGACCCCGACGACGTCACCCGGACCCAGCGCCGCCGGGTCTACATCTCGCTGTATCAGACCCACCTCCCCATGCTCGAGGACCACGGTATCGTCGACTGGGATCCCGACGGCCACCGGATCGAACTGCTGCCGAGCGAGGAGCGGTTCGACCCGTATCTGGATCGCCACCTCGAGGACGAGCGGGCGTGGCAGTATTGCTACGGGGCTGTGACGGCCGTCGGTGCGATCGGCATCGTCCTGTCGGCACTCGCCGTCGGCCCGTTGACGACGGCCGTCGCGCCGGTCGTCGCGGCGGGGCTCTGTCTCGTCGTTCTCGCGCTCGCAGCGGCACAGCACGTGTCACACCGGTCCGATCTCCGCCGTTCGCTCGGGTTGGCAGGCCGGTAA
- a CDS encoding DUF1616 domain-containing protein, which translates to MSHRTSTWTRFGFVRRYPFDLAAVSIGAVVAYLLVTGESGNGGLRLLATLPLALFLPGYGLGSVLFPADKREDRETAATTADARPRGIDAIERLGLAFVLSLTIAPLVVLVLAVTSWGLTTTSVAAGLAGIAVCLAQLGVVRRLRTPAPQRFTVSPLAGLKRLRRNGRAAATVSTVVLVVAIGTAVGALLVGFLFPVSGGGFTELALYNETADGEIVADLPSEVEAGESVPVVVEIENREGEDRTYTAVVQQQVLEDGEVVERTELRRIETTVPAGETESGERAIAPTADAGETVRISVLLYEDEPPSTPTNDNAAESTHFWVTVTGG; encoded by the coding sequence ATGAGTCATCGAACGAGTACCTGGACGCGGTTCGGGTTCGTTCGCCGCTACCCGTTCGATCTCGCCGCCGTCTCGATCGGCGCGGTCGTCGCGTACCTGCTCGTAACGGGCGAAAGCGGGAACGGGGGCCTTCGACTACTGGCGACGCTGCCGCTCGCCCTGTTTCTGCCGGGCTACGGGCTGGGGTCGGTTCTGTTCCCGGCTGACAAGCGCGAGGACCGCGAGACGGCGGCGACGACCGCCGACGCCCGTCCCCGCGGGATCGATGCCATAGAACGGCTCGGGCTGGCGTTCGTCCTGTCGCTGACGATCGCGCCGCTTGTCGTGCTGGTGTTGGCGGTCACGTCGTGGGGGTTGACCACGACCTCCGTGGCGGCGGGACTGGCCGGCATCGCCGTCTGCCTGGCCCAACTCGGCGTGGTTCGACGGCTTCGGACGCCGGCACCACAGCGGTTTACCGTGTCGCCGCTGGCCGGCCTCAAGCGGCTCCGTCGGAACGGCCGGGCGGCGGCGACGGTGTCGACGGTGGTGTTGGTCGTGGCGATCGGAACGGCCGTCGGCGCGTTGCTCGTCGGTTTCCTGTTTCCCGTTTCGGGCGGCGGCTTCACCGAACTCGCGCTGTACAACGAAACTGCGGACGGGGAGATCGTAGCGGATCTCCCGAGCGAGGTCGAGGCGGGCGAGTCGGTCCCGGTCGTCGTCGAGATCGAGAACCGGGAAGGCGAGGACCGGACGTACACGGCGGTCGTCCAACAACAGGTCCTCGAGGACGGTGAGGTCGTCGAGCGGACGGAGCTACGACGGATCGAGACGACCGTCCCGGCGGGGGAGACGGAAAGCGGCGAGCGAGCGATCGCGCCGACGGCAGACGCCGGTGAGACGGTTCGGATCAGCGTGTTGCTCTACGAGGACGAACCGCCGTCGACGCCGACGAACGACAACGCGGCCGAGAGTACGCACTTCTGGGTGACGGTCACCGGCGGGTAA
- a CDS encoding PadR family transcriptional regulator: MHDLTGFQRDLLYVIAGADRPSGQTVKDEVEKYYSSEINHGRLYPNLDTLVNKELVEKGQLDRRTNYYAITDAGREQIQERREWESQYVDF, translated from the coding sequence ATGCACGATCTGACCGGCTTCCAGCGCGACCTGCTGTACGTGATCGCAGGTGCCGACCGTCCGTCGGGCCAGACCGTCAAGGACGAAGTCGAGAAGTACTACAGTTCGGAGATCAATCACGGACGACTGTATCCGAACCTGGACACGCTCGTCAACAAAGAACTGGTCGAGAAGGGACAGCTCGACAGACGAACGAACTATTATGCGATCACCGATGCCGGTCGAGAGCAGATCCAAGAGCGTCGGGAGTGGGAATCGCAGTACGTCGATTTCTGA